TCGGCCGCAAGCAACCGAGTTTACGCCGACCTGATTGACCTTCGGTCAAACGGAATTTTTACAGTTACACTCGGGAGCAAGCTCCCGAGATATCTTTCTTTATATCTGCACAAAGTTTCATCTGCTAGCAAAGATACCTAGTTCCAGTAGTGAGTAATTGTCATTACTCAACTATGGCCTATTAAACCTATGTAGTTCTATAGCTAAAGCGAAAGCGAAAGCGAAAGAATCGCACTTTAACTAATCATTTTTATTTACTTTTCTAATAACATTTTAATAAATTAGCTTTATTAAGAATTTACAACGTTAACTTGACAATTCAAGTACACCATACAAAACCAACACTTTGGCTATACTTGGGGGAATAACAACTAAAATATAAAAAGTAATTAAAAATAATGATGAGGCAACAGAGCTTTTACAAAGATGGACGTTTTCAATACCATACAACATGTTGAATCAAAGGGCTCTAACATCTTCGACAAAAAGAAAGTTCTAATTGTCGACGACTTTGAAAACTTTCGGCTATCATTAAAGAAAATGTTACAAGAAATTGGCATTAGCTCTATTGATATGGTTCAAAATGCCAAGCTAGCTCTATCATCTTGTGGTCAACAAAGTTACGATATTATTATTTGCGACCTTAACTTAGGTGAAGGCAAGAATGGCCAACAGCTTTTAGAAGAACTAAGACATCTCAACCTGCTAAGCCCAACTTGTGTCTTCATAATGATTACCGCTGAAACCTCTAAAGATTTAGTCATGGGTGCCCTTGAGTGTCAGCCTGATGCGTATCTTTCTAAACCAATTAACCAAGCCCTGCTAAAAAAACGTTTGGAAAAACTAGTTAAACAAATCAATGTTATATCCCCCATCAAAAAACTTATCAGCAAAAAGAAATTCACCCAAGCGATTGAAGATTGTAAGCAAGCATTATCCAACGAAAGCCGGCTCACACCTTGGTATCAAAAGCAACTATGCGAATTACTAATTATAAACAAGCAATATGATGAAGCAAAAGACTTATGCAATACCATTTTAGCTGAGCGCAGTGTTGACTGGCCCCATCAAATGTTAGGTAGAATTGAGTCACAGAAAGGTGATAAAAGTCAGTCATTAAAGCACTACGAGCAATTGCTCAAAATTAATCCAAACTCTATGGCTGGATACGATGAAATGGCACAAGTGCTCCTTAACCAAGGCAATACTGAAGAAGCACAAAAAATGTTACTGCAAGCAGTAAACATCTCTCCTTATGCAATTTTGCGCCAGCAAAAATTAGGGCAAGTCAGTCGTGAAGCAGGCAGTTTAGATGTAGCCACCAAAGCCTTCAGACGTACCTTAGAATTAGGTGAAAATTCTTGTCATGATGACCCTGATAACTATATTGACCTGGCAACCTGTTTGATCGACCTAACACAAGAAGATGAGAGCATTAATCCTGCAAAAGCCATTCAAGAATCCTCTCAACTATTAAAGCAAGCGGGTAAGCGCTTTAGTCTTGACCTAAATAAATTAATAAAAATCGATTTGGTTAAAGCAAAAGCAGCCTTTCAAAAAAAAGACATGACAACAATGGACGAGCTGTTTGAAAATGTTCAAAACAGCTACAATGAACCAGAAAATAATTTATTACCTGATACCAAGTTTGAGATAGCAAAAACGCTCTTTTTATGTAATAAAAAAGAGCTTGCCGAAACTATTTTTTATCAACTGATGGAAGAGTATGCTGATGATAAAGCTTATGTAAATAAGATCATTTCCTTTCTTGATGAACCCATTAGTCAAAAAGTTAGACAAGAAGCAGCTATCGCCAACAAAGAAGGTATTTTGCTCTACGAGCAAAAAGATTATTTACAGGCCGTCGAGAAATTTCAAAAAGCATTGGAACTGTCACCCAGACACCCAGGCCTCAACCTCAATTTAATTCAAGCCTGCCTTTATCTATTACAAGAAAAATTTTCACATAAGTGGCTTGACCTATGTGAACAGTCACTTATCAATGTCAAACATTTGAGAGAGAACCACCCCCAATACAACCGGTATCAGAAACTACTTAAACCTGTTAAACAGTGGCAAGAGAAATCTAAAAAATATGCATAGTAATAACAAGCAACATTTGACCAAAGACATACCCATCTTGAATCATTTTAAGGTGTAAATATAAATCGGTATATACTCACAGCGAAGGATAATTTAGGCGAGGCCACCGAGTGATGGAGTCCCAGGAGTTTAGTAAACTAAATCGCTGAGGTGACAGTTAAATGCTCCATGCATTAACTGCGCTTCCACCATCCTTGGTGGTCAAAAACGAGGGTAACAAAGCCTAAAGGTCATTCGAGAAAAGTATAGATAATTGAAGTGAGGTTTTGATCATGCTGAAGCCAGATGCCAGCATAGATATGTCAACTATATTAGCCACTTGCGCTCATGATATCAAAAACTCTTTATCAATGGTTGTTCAATCACTGGATGAGCTTAGGTTACATATTCCCGAAGACAACAAAGACGCGATAGATAACTACGCGCTGCTTTATTATGAATACTCCCGAATAAATAACGATTTAACCCAACTACTAAGCTTTTACCGATTGCAAGATCACCAACTACTTATAAATAAACAACAATTATTTATCTCTGATGTTATTGAAGAGCAAATAGCAAGAAATCAGTATTTATTTCAATATAAAGATATTACAGTAGCTGTAGAGTGTGACGATAATCTTTCCTGGTATTTTGATGAATATCTAATCGGTTGTGTATTGAATAATGTGCTAGTTAACGCTGCGCGCTACACCAAAGATAAAATCCTAATTTTAGCAAAACAACAAAATGCCCAACTAGTCCTGCAAGTACATGATAATGGCAAAGGTTTTCCTGATAACATGATAGCTTACCAACAACCAGCTACTATAATTACCAAAGGTCATAGTGGCAGTACTTTTTTAGGTTTATATTTTGCCCAGGAAATTGCTAAAGTTCATCAACAAGCAAAACACCAAGGAAAAATCGAGCTAAGTAATAATAGTCTAATCAATAGTAGTGGCGGCTGTTTCACCCTATACTTACCTTAGTAGCACACCTGTAGATAATCATTGACAACCTAATGTGGCCCCCCCGTCTACTCGTAAATCATGCATAGTAATGTGGCTGGCTTGTTCAGATAATAAAAATATCACAGCATCAGCAATTGTATCCGGGGAGGCAATTTTTTGTAAGGGAATCCCTAATCGGTGGTGATCAAGAGAACCAGCTATTACTTTTTCAGGGCCACTTGCATCTGTCCATAAAGCACGCTGCATTGCTGTATCAGTAGAGCCAGGGGAAACAATATTACAACGGATATTAAATGCAGCTAATTCCAATGCCAAACACTTTGCTAACATTGTCACGGCTGCTTTTGAAGCAGCATAGGCCCCCATCTGCATTCGAGGGACAGAAGCTGCATTGGAACTGACTACAACCATTGACCCTGAGCATCTTTCCTTCATATAACGAGCTACGGTACGGGTTATATTAAAGGCACCTGTCGTATTAACTGAAAAAGTCGCTTGCCAATCCTCATCTGATAGTGCAAGTAAATCCCCCATTCTTAAGATACCTGCCACACTTACCAGATAATCAATAGGACCAAGCGTTTTTTCTATTTGCTCTACAACACAAATCACTTGTCTACTATCACTAATATCAACCACAAAAGGTAAAACAGTTTGACTTCTCAGACTATCGATAAAACGATAAAGTACAGTTTCATTACTATCTAAAGCAGCAACTTTTGCTCCATACTGACATAATTTATCAACGACAGCGGCACCAATACCCTGTGCAGCGCCAGTCACAAGAACAACTTTGTTTTGGAAATTCATAGTTTATTTATCTTACTTTTTAAAGATAAAGATTTTTAGACTAAAAAAGGTCATCCATGACCCATTGATTGATGCAAAGCAGTAAAATAATCAATACTTAGAAAGATGCAGTAAACCCGGCATAGAAAGTCCGCCCTCTTTCTACATAGCCAAAACTGTCGTCTTTTTTATCCAGCCTTGTATCAGCCAAATTGGTGATGCCAGAACGTAAACTCACTTGTTCAGTTAACTGATAGGTGACACCCATATCCACTAAACTGTATCCTGGTAAATTCTTGTTACCGCGAAAACTTTCCTGGTCTCCAATATAGCGGGCTTGAGTAAATGCACCTAACTTGCTGTCTACTTCCCAATCCAGACGAACATTCACATTTTCTCTAGGTGTTCCTGTTAATCTATCTCCACTATCTCGGTCCCTTGAATCTGTATAGGAATAATTTGCAGTTAAAAATACACTGTCTGTTAAATCAACACTACCACTTAACTCTATTCCATCGACCCTTACATTACTTACATTATTATAG
This genomic interval from Spartinivicinus ruber contains the following:
- a CDS encoding tetratricopeptide repeat protein; amino-acid sequence: MDVFNTIQHVESKGSNIFDKKKVLIVDDFENFRLSLKKMLQEIGISSIDMVQNAKLALSSCGQQSYDIIICDLNLGEGKNGQQLLEELRHLNLLSPTCVFIMITAETSKDLVMGALECQPDAYLSKPINQALLKKRLEKLVKQINVISPIKKLISKKKFTQAIEDCKQALSNESRLTPWYQKQLCELLIINKQYDEAKDLCNTILAERSVDWPHQMLGRIESQKGDKSQSLKHYEQLLKINPNSMAGYDEMAQVLLNQGNTEEAQKMLLQAVNISPYAILRQQKLGQVSREAGSLDVATKAFRRTLELGENSCHDDPDNYIDLATCLIDLTQEDESINPAKAIQESSQLLKQAGKRFSLDLNKLIKIDLVKAKAAFQKKDMTTMDELFENVQNSYNEPENNLLPDTKFEIAKTLFLCNKKELAETIFYQLMEEYADDKAYVNKIISFLDEPISQKVRQEAAIANKEGILLYEQKDYLQAVEKFQKALELSPRHPGLNLNLIQACLYLLQEKFSHKWLDLCEQSLINVKHLRENHPQYNRYQKLLKPVKQWQEKSKKYA
- a CDS encoding sensor histidine kinase yields the protein MLKPDASIDMSTILATCAHDIKNSLSMVVQSLDELRLHIPEDNKDAIDNYALLYYEYSRINNDLTQLLSFYRLQDHQLLINKQQLFISDVIEEQIARNQYLFQYKDITVAVECDDNLSWYFDEYLIGCVLNNVLVNAARYTKDKILILAKQQNAQLVLQVHDNGKGFPDNMIAYQQPATIITKGHSGSTFLGLYFAQEIAKVHQQAKHQGKIELSNNSLINSSGGCFTLYLP
- a CDS encoding 2,3-dihydro-2,3-dihydroxybenzoate dehydrogenase; translated protein: MNFQNKVVLVTGAAQGIGAAVVDKLCQYGAKVAALDSNETVLYRFIDSLRSQTVLPFVVDISDSRQVICVVEQIEKTLGPIDYLVSVAGILRMGDLLALSDEDWQATFSVNTTGAFNITRTVARYMKERCSGSMVVVSSNAASVPRMQMGAYAASKAAVTMLAKCLALELAAFNIRCNIVSPGSTDTAMQRALWTDASGPEKVIAGSLDHHRLGIPLQKIASPDTIADAVIFLLSEQASHITMHDLRVDGGATLGCQ